Proteins from a single region of Mucilaginibacter daejeonensis:
- a CDS encoding DUF3823 domain-containing protein, whose translation MKNLIQNIIGLLVTLAIALSFAGCSKEIDNRQYPSSVVSGRFLYNGQPVQILGTATEDDNMLQLTQTGPGTWNPGFIKMFAREDGTFTINTFDGDYYLRITPGRGPWVPNNDTVRFNLSSKKEGVTFNVTPYFWISNYASTYTDSVYTATFDLNKVVSTAGLERVVVYFGNTAIVDNVSRIVERGYTTLQPGSNRITVDLKTLTSAEKVSLAKTGLLFARVGVKTQGVRDLIFSRTVELKR comes from the coding sequence ATGAAGAATTTAATTCAAAATATAATTGGCCTTTTGGTGACACTTGCCATAGCCCTGAGCTTTGCAGGTTGCAGTAAAGAGATCGATAACCGCCAGTACCCATCATCGGTGGTGTCGGGTCGCTTTCTTTACAATGGCCAGCCTGTACAAATATTAGGTACCGCTACCGAGGATGATAATATGCTGCAGCTCACCCAGACCGGTCCGGGTACCTGGAATCCCGGCTTTATCAAGATGTTCGCCCGTGAGGATGGTACATTCACCATCAACACTTTTGATGGCGATTACTATTTGCGAATAACGCCGGGCCGTGGCCCTTGGGTGCCTAATAATGACACTGTTAGATTCAACCTGAGTTCTAAAAAAGAAGGCGTGACCTTTAATGTGACGCCGTACTTCTGGATCAGCAACTACGCCAGTACTTATACCGACTCGGTGTACACGGCCACCTTTGACCTTAACAAGGTAGTGTCCACCGCGGGGCTCGAAAGGGTAGTGGTGTACTTTGGTAATACTGCCATAGTAGATAATGTTTCAAGGATCGTTGAGCGTGGCTACACTACGCTGCAACCGGGAAGCAACCGCATCACCGTAGATCTGAAAACGCTAACATCGGCAGAAAAGGTGAGTTTGGCCAAGACCGGACTACTATTCGCACGTGTGGGCGTAAAAACGCAGGGCGTACGCGACCTCATTTTTAGCCGAACGGTGGAGTTGAAGCGGTGA
- a CDS encoding family 43 glycosylhydrolase, producing MQKYITALFCLSLPFSGQLSYAQSVKKGNPVLEGHYADPDVMYSHLTKKYYIYPTSDGFKGWSGKYFKTFSSTDLHNWKDEGKILELGKDVQWADRNAWAPCIEEKKVNGKYKYFYYFTAAQKIGVAVADSPTGPFTDLGKPLIAQLPAGVRGGQNIDPDVFTDPKTGKSYLYWGNGFMAVAELGDDMVSIKPETTTLLKPDRTFREGTYVFYRKGTYYFMWSEDDTRSPNYRVRYATAPSPIGPLTIPENNIVIQKDTTAGIYGTGHNSILQIPGKDQWYIVYHRFEYPNGINMGDDAGYNREVCIDKLEFNKDGSIKQVVPTHDGVTLSKK from the coding sequence ATGCAAAAATATATCACAGCTCTGTTTTGTTTGAGTTTGCCGTTCAGCGGTCAACTGTCTTACGCTCAATCGGTAAAGAAGGGTAACCCTGTACTGGAAGGCCACTATGCCGACCCTGACGTTATGTACTCCCATCTGACCAAAAAATATTACATCTACCCCACCAGCGACGGTTTCAAGGGGTGGAGCGGTAAATATTTTAAGACCTTTTCATCCACCGATCTGCACAATTGGAAGGACGAAGGTAAGATACTGGAATTAGGTAAGGATGTGCAATGGGCCGACCGTAATGCATGGGCGCCATGCATCGAGGAAAAGAAGGTCAACGGCAAGTACAAATATTTCTACTACTTCACCGCAGCGCAAAAGATAGGTGTGGCGGTGGCCGATTCGCCTACCGGGCCTTTTACTGATTTGGGCAAGCCACTGATCGCCCAGCTACCCGCCGGTGTACGGGGCGGACAAAATATCGACCCCGATGTTTTCACTGATCCGAAGACCGGCAAAAGCTACCTGTATTGGGGGAACGGCTTTATGGCCGTGGCCGAATTGGGTGACGACATGGTGTCTATCAAACCAGAGACCACCACTTTGCTGAAACCTGACCGTACTTTTAGGGAAGGTACTTACGTGTTCTACCGTAAAGGCACTTATTATTTCATGTGGTCTGAAGATGATACCCGCAGCCCTAACTACCGGGTGCGCTATGCCACTGCACCATCGCCAATAGGGCCGCTGACGATACCAGAGAATAACATCGTTATTCAAAAGGACACTACGGCCGGTATCTACGGCACCGGGCATAACTCGATATTGCAGATCCCCGGCAAAGATCAGTGGTACATCGTTTATCACCGGTTCGAGTACCCTAACGGGATCAACATGGGCGATGACGCCGGCTACAACCGCGAGGTATGCATCGACAAGCTCGAATTCAACAAGGATGGCAGCATCAAGCAGGTGGTGCCTACTCATGACGGGGTCACGCTTTCAAAAAAATAA
- a CDS encoding glycoside hydrolase family 43 protein yields MRYDKFLWAALAALFMNTTTRSQPVSDRSKVDQDVQALVIPTGYTQNLHWDLPLDTVGANGSKITWRSSNASYVSDQGKLLRRAPLSGGRVKVKMTATVTAGSERRTRTFPVTIAREEPKFDGYLFAYFEGSGPNESQEQLRFGASADAVHWMALNNNQPVIPSAQISATGGIRDPHILRGEDNRSFYMVATDMFTIKDGWGHNPGIVMLRSKDLISWSHGVIDLQSSYPQKFPNVQWVWAPQTIYDPDAGKYLVYFTVKLKNDPALDFYCAYANEDFTDFESEPQLMFKAKYGAIDGDIIYKDGLYHFFYKGNTKDANGKEVKNGIQQAIGKTLKGPWVEQFKYLDAYSDKHVSVEGSGVFKLNNANTYILMYDLYGNLRYEFQRSNDLFNFTQVPESFTKNFNPRHGTVISITRKEAKKLAEKWAGVPAELLDTNINK; encoded by the coding sequence ATGAGATACGACAAATTCTTATGGGCGGCACTAGCCGCCCTTTTCATGAACACCACGACCCGCTCGCAGCCGGTAAGTGATCGATCAAAGGTCGATCAGGACGTCCAAGCGTTGGTCATACCAACAGGATACACGCAAAACCTTCATTGGGATCTGCCGTTAGATACGGTCGGCGCCAACGGCTCTAAGATCACCTGGCGTTCCAGCAATGCCTCTTACGTGAGCGATCAGGGCAAATTGCTCAGGCGCGCACCCTTATCAGGCGGTCGGGTCAAGGTCAAAATGACCGCCACGGTAACGGCCGGGTCAGAACGGCGCACACGTACTTTTCCCGTCACCATAGCGCGTGAAGAGCCAAAGTTCGATGGTTATCTTTTCGCGTATTTTGAAGGTTCGGGACCAAATGAGTCGCAGGAGCAACTGCGTTTTGGCGCCAGTGCCGATGCGGTGCATTGGATGGCCTTGAACAATAACCAGCCGGTCATTCCATCGGCACAGATATCGGCCACGGGGGGCATACGCGATCCGCACATTTTGCGCGGAGAAGACAACAGGTCGTTCTACATGGTGGCCACCGATATGTTCACCATCAAGGACGGCTGGGGCCATAACCCAGGTATAGTAATGCTTCGGTCAAAGGATCTGATCAGTTGGTCGCATGGTGTCATTGATCTGCAAAGCAGCTATCCGCAAAAATTCCCTAATGTGCAATGGGTATGGGCGCCGCAAACTATCTATGATCCTGATGCCGGTAAATATCTGGTATACTTTACGGTGAAACTTAAGAATGACCCCGCGCTCGACTTTTACTGCGCCTATGCAAACGAAGATTTTACCGACTTTGAGAGTGAACCCCAACTAATGTTCAAAGCTAAGTATGGTGCCATTGATGGCGACATTATTTATAAGGATGGCCTTTACCACTTCTTTTACAAAGGCAACACGAAGGACGCGAATGGCAAAGAGGTGAAGAATGGCATACAGCAAGCCATCGGTAAAACCTTAAAAGGCCCGTGGGTAGAGCAGTTCAAATACCTTGATGCATACTCAGATAAGCACGTATCGGTAGAAGGCTCGGGCGTTTTCAAGCTCAACAACGCTAACACCTACATATTGATGTACGATCTGTACGGCAATTTACGATATGAGTTTCAGCGAAGTAATGACCTTTTCAACTTCACCCAGGTGCCCGAATCTTTCACCAAGAACTTTAACCCCCGTCATGGTACGGTGATCAGCATCACCCGGAAGGAAGCTAAAAAGCTTGCTGAAAAATGGGCTGGCGTGCCCGCTGAACTATTGGATACTAACATCAATAAATAA
- a CDS encoding glycoside hydrolase family 43 protein: protein MKYRFLCLVWICSLTVVCLCSSKVSFAQTDNEPLFHFKSTGNPVIKHKFTADPAALVVGDTLWLFTGHDQAGGQSGYKMKDWCVFSTTDLQNWTEYPTPLKITDFSWDHTGKAYASQAISRNGKYYWYISTDGSGIGVAVADRPQGPYKDAIGKPLLTNADCFASKHYWTCIDPSVMIDADGQAWLFWGNGVCYYAKLKSNMIEIDGKVNKIDFQGIKFEEAPWIHQYKGNYYLSYASGLPEKTAYAMAKKIDGPYQYKGILNELAGNCGSNHHAIIEFKSQWYFVYHNGGIERDGNSFSRSVCIDRLYYNRDGTMKRVHMTTEGVQGTKK from the coding sequence ATGAAATATCGCTTCCTTTGTCTTGTTTGGATCTGCTCGCTGACGGTCGTTTGCCTGTGTTCATCTAAAGTATCCTTTGCACAAACTGATAACGAGCCTCTGTTTCATTTCAAGTCGACAGGTAATCCGGTGATCAAGCACAAGTTCACGGCCGACCCGGCCGCACTGGTAGTAGGCGACACACTTTGGCTTTTTACAGGACATGATCAGGCCGGCGGGCAGTCAGGCTATAAGATGAAGGACTGGTGCGTGTTCTCGACCACTGATCTGCAAAACTGGACCGAATACCCGACCCCACTCAAGATAACTGACTTTAGCTGGGACCATACCGGCAAAGCATATGCCTCTCAGGCGATCAGCCGCAACGGCAAATATTACTGGTATATCAGCACCGATGGTTCGGGTATCGGAGTTGCCGTAGCCGATCGTCCGCAAGGGCCATATAAAGATGCCATCGGTAAGCCGCTCCTTACCAATGCCGATTGCTTTGCATCTAAGCATTACTGGACCTGTATAGACCCATCGGTGATGATAGATGCCGACGGTCAGGCCTGGCTGTTTTGGGGTAATGGTGTTTGCTACTATGCTAAGTTGAAAAGCAACATGATCGAGATAGACGGCAAGGTGAACAAGATCGACTTTCAGGGCATTAAATTCGAAGAAGCACCATGGATACATCAATATAAAGGCAATTATTACCTGTCATATGCGTCCGGTCTGCCAGAGAAGACGGCATATGCGATGGCAAAAAAGATCGATGGGCCTTATCAATATAAAGGCATCTTGAACGAGTTGGCGGGTAACTGCGGCTCCAATCATCACGCCATAATTGAGTTTAAGAGCCAGTGGTACTTTGTCTACCATAACGGTGGCATTGAGCGCGATGGTAACAGCTTCAGCCGCTCAGTATGTATCGACCGTTTATATTATAACCGCGACGGGACGATGAAGAGAGTACACATGACCACTGAAGGTGTTCAGGGTACCAAGAAGTGA
- a CDS encoding two-component regulator propeller domain-containing protein has product MLVRKQRYWWAGLILLYLFNFSRAVAQTSALKFDHLSFREGLAQSPISTIFQDQQGFVWIGNWKGLTRYDGYGFRRFKHQDGDSLTLSNNRVNSICQDVNRYLWVATSNGLNRYDTAAETFRHVGILNIKGGRNFASSVIQDADHNLWVATFGGVKQVDTAHLQLTDLPSLKSPGNDEVANGITFTLYQDRLKAIWIGLRKGVKRFDPRTKKLLTLPNGVAQDQQLMNAKVLVIRQDRKGCLWFGTETSGVFRYDPASDKCMHYRHVDGDGNSLRSDWIKSILVRNDNTVWIGTRQGLSIFDQEHQRFANYTHDLVNEHSLTDNTIWSFLQDKAGGVWIGTFAGGINIHYPANNNFTNIGERVGAELGLNHPVVNAVLEYEQRNLWIGTYGGGVNLIDRRTNKHEYYSVKNIRQGNSSNGVKCIADDHKGNLWIGTFEGLCRFNKVTKAATYYKFPTHEGKLTESLVNCVLPEVDGVWAGTNGGGLQFLKPDGSFVTMKHDASNPRTVSDNFITSLIHDAQGNVWIGTQNGLNHYDRSKKQITACYKHKGEFSLTHGTVTNLFYDPKGRLWVGTEGGGLNCYDARTRHFYAIDARLGITDEVIHTTVADREGNIWTSTDDGLFRIRLLNDQFPFTASNTRITRFSSNDGLASNQFLSNSGILSQNGELLFGGINGLTIFHPGRLLKNTYKPPVVITGLSIRNKPVVVNGEGSPLKRSITGAQELKLKYDQGYFTLDLAALNYNDPSNNQYAYRLKGSSDGDSWHYVGHQHSASYTDLPEGDYVFEVKAANNNGVWNSTPTKLHIVVLPPLWRTWWAYALYVILFMVILYVVIRFFRSRARLERDLYHEHLHNERQEELYRSKLNFFTNISHEIRTPLTLIIGPLERLMEATRENAPVFKQLGTVRNNADRLMRLVTELLDLRKAEEGHLKLYYAESDLVSLAKEIYLSFQDLAVSKNIDYTFQSFADQVFLYFDKDQLEKVFFNLLSNAFKFTPNGGRITLTIAQAAGEVVVTVTDNGKGIPEHSQKDLFKDFFQVDDPQGSPIGTGIGLALSRNIVELHGGSISVDSKLAEAGVEGMTTFTVTLKQGKAHLDASRIVDHHIGADEISHYQIHSQANGLAEQQHSITSNANGSTILVVEDNDEVRQFIIGALQEKYRVIGAANGTAGLAEALMHMPDLIVTDVMMPEMDGTELCRMIKTDERLDHIPVIMLTARAGHIHQLSGYEHGADAYVTKPFSVQLLQLQVSNILSSKKALRQKYARELLLQPQRPADVLSPDEKFLRKLMAVIEKNMEDPEFGVTGLMDQIGMSKNVLYKKVQVLTNMSVADLIKSVRLKQAAQLLDQQNMGIAEVAFAVGFNDRKYFSKEFKKQFDLSPSEYVASKAATTTTN; this is encoded by the coding sequence GTGTTAGTACGGAAACAACGATATTGGTGGGCTGGGCTTATCTTATTATACCTGTTCAACTTTTCTCGTGCGGTGGCGCAAACGTCGGCTCTCAAGTTCGATCATTTGTCGTTCAGGGAAGGCTTGGCGCAAAGCCCTATCTCTACCATTTTCCAGGATCAGCAAGGCTTCGTATGGATCGGGAACTGGAAAGGATTGACCCGCTATGACGGCTACGGCTTTCGTCGTTTCAAACACCAGGATGGCGACAGTCTGACTTTAAGCAATAACCGTGTCAACAGCATTTGTCAGGACGTTAACCGATACCTTTGGGTGGCTACGTCAAACGGCCTGAACCGGTACGATACTGCAGCCGAGACCTTTAGGCACGTCGGTATCCTCAACATCAAGGGCGGCCGTAACTTTGCTTCATCAGTGATCCAGGATGCGGATCATAACCTGTGGGTGGCCACATTTGGCGGTGTGAAGCAAGTGGACACCGCCCATCTCCAACTGACCGACCTCCCTTCATTAAAAAGCCCCGGCAACGATGAGGTGGCCAACGGCATAACCTTCACCCTATATCAGGACCGTTTGAAAGCGATATGGATCGGTTTGCGCAAAGGCGTCAAGCGATTTGACCCACGAACCAAAAAGCTTTTGACCTTGCCCAACGGCGTAGCACAGGATCAGCAACTCATGAATGCCAAGGTGTTGGTGATACGTCAGGACCGCAAGGGGTGTTTGTGGTTCGGCACTGAGACATCCGGCGTTTTCAGGTATGACCCTGCCAGCGACAAGTGTATGCATTACAGACATGTCGATGGCGATGGGAACTCGTTACGGTCCGACTGGATCAAAAGCATACTGGTACGAAACGACAATACCGTATGGATAGGTACCCGGCAGGGACTCAGTATATTTGATCAGGAGCATCAGCGGTTCGCCAACTATACCCATGATCTGGTGAACGAGCATAGCCTAACCGATAATACCATCTGGAGCTTTTTGCAGGATAAGGCGGGGGGCGTATGGATCGGCACCTTTGCGGGTGGTATCAACATCCATTACCCGGCCAATAATAACTTTACCAATATAGGTGAGCGCGTAGGCGCTGAGCTGGGCTTGAACCATCCGGTGGTGAACGCGGTGTTAGAGTACGAGCAACGCAACCTTTGGATCGGAACTTACGGCGGCGGCGTGAACCTGATCGACCGGCGCACCAACAAACATGAGTATTACTCGGTCAAGAACATCAGGCAGGGCAATTCCAGCAACGGTGTAAAGTGTATTGCCGATGATCATAAGGGCAACTTATGGATCGGCACCTTCGAGGGGCTATGCCGGTTCAATAAAGTCACCAAAGCGGCCACTTACTATAAATTTCCAACGCACGAGGGCAAACTTACTGAGAGCCTGGTGAACTGCGTACTGCCCGAGGTGGATGGCGTATGGGCCGGTACCAACGGGGGAGGTCTACAATTCCTCAAACCCGATGGCTCTTTCGTGACCATGAAGCATGATGCCAGTAATCCCCGTACGGTAAGCGATAACTTCATCACCTCGCTTATCCATGATGCCCAAGGCAATGTTTGGATCGGTACGCAGAACGGACTGAACCATTACGACCGTTCCAAAAAACAGATCACGGCCTGCTATAAACACAAGGGCGAATTTTCGCTCACCCACGGCACCGTCACCAACCTGTTCTATGATCCCAAGGGCAGGCTATGGGTGGGTACCGAAGGCGGCGGACTGAATTGCTATGATGCCCGTACCAGACATTTTTACGCTATTGATGCCCGTTTAGGCATCACTGACGAAGTGATCCATACCACCGTTGCTGATCGCGAGGGCAATATCTGGACCAGCACCGATGATGGTCTCTTCCGTATCAGGTTGCTGAATGATCAGTTCCCATTTACGGCCAGCAACACACGCATCACCCGCTTTTCTTCGAATGATGGTTTGGCCAGTAACCAGTTCCTGAGCAACTCGGGCATCCTGTCGCAAAACGGCGAGCTGTTATTCGGCGGCATCAACGGCCTTACCATATTTCATCCTGGAAGATTGTTGAAAAACACTTACAAGCCGCCGGTGGTGATCACTGGCCTGTCGATCAGGAACAAGCCGGTGGTGGTGAATGGAGAAGGTTCGCCGCTTAAAAGATCCATTACCGGAGCACAAGAACTGAAATTGAAATATGATCAGGGATATTTTACACTCGATCTTGCTGCATTGAATTACAATGACCCGTCGAACAACCAATATGCCTACCGGCTGAAAGGCTCGAGCGATGGCGATAGCTGGCATTACGTTGGGCACCAGCATTCGGCCAGTTACACCGACCTGCCCGAGGGTGATTATGTGTTCGAGGTCAAGGCCGCTAACAACAATGGTGTTTGGAATAGTACGCCTACCAAATTACATATTGTTGTGCTGCCTCCTTTGTGGCGCACCTGGTGGGCTTACGCGTTGTATGTGATCTTATTCATGGTCATACTTTACGTGGTGATCCGATTCTTCAGGAGCCGTGCCCGTTTAGAGCGCGACCTGTATCACGAGCACTTGCACAACGAACGACAGGAAGAGCTTTACCGTTCAAAGCTGAACTTTTTTACCAATATATCCCACGAGATACGCACGCCGCTCACGCTAATCATTGGTCCGTTGGAGAGACTGATGGAGGCCACGCGTGAGAATGCGCCCGTGTTCAAACAGTTAGGCACCGTGCGCAACAATGCCGACCGCTTGATGCGTTTAGTGACCGAATTGCTTGACCTGCGCAAGGCAGAAGAAGGGCACTTGAAATTATATTATGCGGAGAGCGACCTGGTGTCTCTTGCAAAGGAGATCTATCTGTCATTCCAAGACTTGGCGGTAAGCAAGAATATAGACTACACTTTCCAGTCATTCGCCGATCAGGTTTTTCTGTATTTTGATAAAGATCAGCTGGAAAAAGTGTTCTTTAATCTGCTTTCTAATGCATTTAAGTTCACGCCTAATGGTGGGCGCATCACGCTGACCATCGCGCAAGCAGCGGGAGAGGTTGTAGTAACAGTGACCGATAATGGCAAGGGTATTCCTGAACACAGCCAGAAAGACCTGTTCAAGGATTTCTTTCAGGTGGATGATCCGCAGGGCTCACCGATCGGTACGGGTATCGGCCTGGCCTTGTCCCGCAACATCGTTGAGCTGCATGGTGGCTCTATATCGGTGGACAGTAAGTTGGCCGAGGCCGGTGTTGAGGGCATGACCACCTTTACCGTGACCTTGAAACAAGGCAAAGCACACTTAGATGCCAGTCGGATCGTTGATCATCATATAGGTGCCGACGAGATCTCGCATTACCAGATACATTCTCAAGCGAATGGGTTGGCTGAGCAACAGCATAGCATAACCTCAAATGCCAATGGATCCACTATACTGGTGGTAGAGGATAACGATGAGGTAAGGCAGTTCATCATCGGGGCCTTGCAGGAAAAATATCGCGTGATCGGCGCTGCTAACGGAACGGCCGGGTTGGCTGAGGCGTTGATGCACATGCCTGATCTGATCGTTACCGATGTGATGATGCCGGAGATGGACGGTACCGAGCTATGCCGCATGATCAAGACCGATGAACGGCTCGACCATATTCCCGTCATTATGCTTACGGCCCGCGCTGGCCACATTCATCAACTGAGCGGTTATGAGCATGGCGCCGATGCGTACGTAACCAAACCTTTCAGTGTACAACTGCTGCAGTTGCAGGTGAGCAATATTTTGTCGTCTAAAAAAGCGCTACGCCAAAAGTATGCCCGCGAGTTATTGTTGCAGCCTCAACGCCCGGCCGATGTTCTGTCGCCCGATGAGAAGTTCCTGCGTAAGCTGATGGCCGTCATCGAGAAGAATATGGAAGACCCCGAGTTCGGAGTGACCGGCTTGATGGACCAGATCGGGATGAGCAAGAACGTGCTGTATAAAAAGGTGCAGGTATTGACCAACATGTCGGTAGCTGATCTGATCAAATCGGTCAGGCTTAAACAGGCCGCTCAATTGCTTGATCAGCAAAATATGGGTATCGCCGAGGTGGCTTTTGCCGTAGGCTTTAACGATCGCAAGTACTTCAGCAAGGAGTTCAAAAAACAGTTCGACCTCTCACCTTCAGAGTACGTGGCAAGCAAGGCAGCTACCACCACCACCAACTAA